Proteins encoded in a region of the Suncus etruscus isolate mSunEtr1 chromosome 1, mSunEtr1.pri.cur, whole genome shotgun sequence genome:
- the SMG8 gene encoding nonsense-mediated mRNA decay factor SMG8 — MAGPVSLRELLLGSAAWPGPESAEGSATEGGGSAAGGPEPPWREDEICVVGIFGKTALRLTSEKFSLVNAVCDRQVFPLFRPQDPEDPGAGSSPEAGAAGEAGGAGDPGAGDPVRGAAAGAGAGAAAAEGNRPEPAPQDYSLLQAYYNQESKVLYLLLTSICDNSQLLRACRALQSGAAGGGLPLPHAEAHEFWKHQEKLQCLSLLYLFSVCHILLLVHPTCSFDITYDRVFRALDGLRQKVLPLLKTAIKDCPVGKDWKLNCRPCPPRLLFLFQLNGALKVEPPRSQDPAHPDKPKKHSPKRRLQHALEDQIYRIFRKSRVLTNQSINCLFTVPANQAFVYIVPGSQEEDPVGMLLDQLRSHCTVKDSESLLVPAPLSGPRRYQVMRQHNRQQLSFHIDSSSSSSSGQLVDFTLREFLWQHVELVLSKKGFDDSVGRNPQPSHFELPTYQKWISAASKLYEVAINGKEEDLGSPTGELTSKILSSIKVLEGFLDIDTKFSENRCQKALPMAHSAYQSNLPHNYTMTVHKNQLAQALRVYSQHARGPAFHKYAMQLHEDCYKFWSNGHQLCEERSLTDQHCVHKFHSLPKSGEKPEADRNPPVLYHNSRARSTGACNCGRKQAPRDDPFDIKAANYDFYQLLEEKCCGKLDHINFPVFEPSTPDPAPAKNESSPAPSDADADKLKEKEPQTQGESTSLSLALSLGQSTDSLGTYPADPQAGGDNPEVHGQGEVKTEKRPNLVDRQASTVEYLPGMLHSNCPKGLLPKFSSWSLVKLGPAKSYNFHTGLDQQGFIPGTNYLMPWDIVIRTRAEDEGDLDTNSWPAPNKAIPGKRSAVVMGRGRRRDDIARAFVGFEYEDSRGRRFMCSGPDKVMKVMGSGPKESALKALNSDMPLYILSSSQGRGLKPHYAQLMRLFVVVPDAPLQIILMPQVQPGPPPCPVFYPEKQEITLPPDGLWVLRFPYAYVTERGPCFPPKENVQLMSYKVLRGVLKAITQ; from the exons ATGGCGGGTCCGGTGAGCTTGCGGGAGCTCCTTCTGGGCTCTGCAGCCTGGCCCGGCCCCGAGAGCGCCGAGGGCTCGGCCACGGAAGGCGGAGGAAGCGCCGCGGGCGGCCCGGAGCCTCCTTGGCGGGAGGACGAGATCTGCGTGGTGGGCATCTTCGGCAAGACGGCGCTGCGGCTCACTTCCGAGAAGTTCTCGCTGGTGAACGCCGTGTGCGACCGCCAGGTCTTCCCCCTCTTCCGCCCCCAGGACCCCGAGGACCCGGGCGCTGGCAGCAGCCCCGAGGCCGGCGCCGCCGGGGAGGCAGGTGGAGCCGGGGATCCCGGGGCTGGGGATCCCGTGCGCGGAGCTGCAGcaggagctggagctggagctgcTGCAGCCGAAGGCAATCGGCCGGAACCTGCGCCCCAGGATTACAGCCTCCTGCAGGCCTACTACAACCAAGAGAGCAAAGTTCTGTACCTCCTCCTCACTTCCATCTGCGACAATTCTCAGCTCCTCCGAGCTTGCCGGGCCCTTCAGAGCGGGGCAGCCGGGGGCGGCCTCCCTTTACCCCATGCAGAAGCGCACGAGTTTTGGAAGCACCAAGAGAAGCTGCAGTGTCTCAGCCTCCTCTATCTTTTCTCCGTCTGTCACATCCTGCTCCTGGTGCATCCCACTTGCTCCTTCGACATCACTTACGACCGCGTCTTCCGAGCCCTGGATGGCCTGAGACAGAAAGTACTGCCTCTGCTCAAAACGGCCATTAAGGATTGCCCCGTGGGCAAAGACTGGAAGCTCAACTGCCGGCCTTGCCCACCCagactcctttttctttttcaactcaATGGCGCCCTCAAAGTGGAACCCCCCCGGAGCCAAGATCCAGCTCATCCCGATAAACCCAAAAAACATTCTCCGAAAAGGAGACTGCAGCATGCCCTGGAGGACCAGATCTATAGGATTTTCCGCAAGAGCCGGGTCTTAACTAACCAGAGTATCAACTGCCTCTTTACTGTGCCTGCCAACCAAGCTTTTGTTTATATTGTGCCCGGAAGTCAGGAGGAGGACCCAGTAGGCATGTTGCTGGACCAACTTAGGAGTCATTGTACTGTGAAGGACTCAGAATCTTTGCTGGTACCTGCACCCCTTTCTGGGCCCAGGCGATATCAGGTGATGAGGCAGCATAACCGACAGCAACTGTCTTTTCATATTGACAGCAGCAGTTCCAGTTCTTCTGGGCAGCTAGTGGATTTTACTCTTAGGGAATTCCTGTGGCAACATGTGGAACTGGTCCTCAGCAAGAAGGGTTTCGATGACAGTGTCGGCCGAAACCCTCAGCCTTCCCATTTTGAACTTCCCACTTATCAGAAGTGGATCTCGGCTGCTTCCAAACTGTACGAAGTGGCTATTAATGGGAAAGAGGAAGACCTGGGATCTCCCACTGGGGAGCTGACATCTAAGATTTTAAGCAGTATTAAAGTGTTGGAAGGGTTTTTGGATATCGATACCAAATTTTCAGAAAACCGATGCCAGAAGGCTTTACCCATGGCCCACAGTGCCTATCAGTCCAATTTGCCTCACAATTACACAATGACTGTCCATAAGAATCAGCTTGCTCAGGCCCTGCGAGTATATAGTCAACATGCGAGGGGTCCAGCTTTTCATAAGTATGCCATGCAATTGCACGAAGACTGCTACAAGTTTTGGAGCAATGGCCATCAGCTCTGTGAGGAGAGGAGCTTAACAGACCAACATTGTGTACATAAGTTTCACTCATTACCTAAATCAG GAGAGAAACCAGAAGCTGATAGAAACCCTCCTGTGCTGTATCATAATAGCCGAGCTCGATCCACTGGAGCCTGTAACTGTGGAAGAAAACAAGCACCCCGAGATGATCCCTTTGATATCAAAGCAGCTAACTATGACTTTTATCAG ctTTTGGAAGAAAAATGTTGTGGAAAACTGGATCATATCAATTTCCCAGTATTTGAACCAAGTACTCCAGACCCTGCTCCTGCCAAAAATGAATCTTCTCCAGCTCCTTCAGATGCAGATGCtgataaacttaaagaaaaagaacctCAGACACAAGGAGAGAGCACCAGCTTGAGTTTAGCTTTGAGTTTAGGCCAATCTACAGATAGTCTTGGTACTTATCCTGCTGATCCACAAGCAGGAGGAGATAATCCAGAAGTGCATGGTCAAGGAGAAGTAAAAACTGAGAAAAGACCAAACTTAGTTGATAGACAGGCATCCACTGTTGAATATCTCCCGGGCATGCTACATTCAAATTGCCCTAAAGGCCTTCTACCCAAATTCTCCAGCTGGTCACTTGTTAAACTAGGCCCAGCTAAGTCTTACAACTTTCATACAGGTTTGGACCAACAAGGCTTCATTCCAGGAACAAATTATCTTATGCCTTGGGACATTGTCATCAGGACTAGAGCTGAGGATGAAGGAGACTTGGACACAAATTCTTGGCCTGCTCCAAATAAAGCTATTCCTGGAAAGAGAAGTGCAGTTGTCATGGGAAGAGGAAGGCGAAGAGATGATATAGCTCGAGCATTTGTGGGCTTTGAATATGAAGATTCTCGAGGTCGGAGGTTTATGTGTTCAGGACCTGACAAAGTAATGAAAGTTATGGGAAGTGGGCCAAAGGAATCAGCTTTGAAGGCCCTGAACAGTGATATGCCCTTATATATTCTGTCATCATCTCAGGGCCGAGGGCTAAAACCACATTATGCTCAGCTCATGAGACTTTTTGTGGTGGTTCCTGATGCTCCTTTGCAGATAATATTAATGCCTCAG gttCAACCAGGTCCACCACCATGCCCAGTATTCTACCCAGAAAAGCAGGAAATCACTCTCCCACCTGATGGTCTCTGGGTTTTGAGGTTTCCTTATGCGTATGTGACTGAAAGAGGACCTTGTTTTCCTCCCAAGGAAAATGTGCAGTTAATGAGTTATAAGGTGCTCCGTGGGGTTCTTAAAGCTATAACACAATAA